A region from the Equus asinus isolate D_3611 breed Donkey chromosome 3, EquAss-T2T_v2, whole genome shotgun sequence genome encodes:
- the NICOL1 gene encoding NELL2-interacting cell ontogeny regulator 1 gives MGDPGGVGSVRMRGARRTQQVFPSRPPCCRGVPEPRAAPGSLGSAMAPPPPCRPPTSAPRLLLLLLSFALLGAQVRPEPAAGSAVPAQSRPCVDCHAFEFMQRALQDLRKTAYSLDARTETLLLQAERRALCACWPAGR, from the exons ATGGGGGACCCGGGCGGGGTCGGGTCGGTGCGCATGCGCGGTGCGCGCCGGACGCAGCAAGTCTTCCCGAGTCGCCCGCCCTGCTGTCGCGGGGTCCCTGAACCGCG GGCGGCCCCGGGCTCCCTCGGCTCGGCCATGGCCCCCCCGCCGCCGTGCAGGCCCCCGACGTCGGCGCCgcggctgctgctgctactactgAGCTTCGCGCTGCTGGGCGCCCAGGTCCGCCCCGAGCCCGCCGCCGGGAGCGCAGTCCCCGCGCAGA GCCGCCCGTGCGTGGACTGCCACGCGTTCGAGTTCATGCAGCGCGCCCTGCAGGACCTGCGGAAGACGGCCTACAGCCTGGACGCGCGG ACGGAGACCCTCCTGCTGCAGGCCGAGCGCCGGGCCCTGTGTGCTTGCTGGCCGGCTGGGCGCTGA